A stretch of the Ptiloglossa arizonensis isolate GNS036 chromosome 1, iyPtiAriz1_principal, whole genome shotgun sequence genome encodes the following:
- the LOC143146115 gene encoding acylphosphatase-1 produces MLIEQYLKIVLCFLVVSSSLPEVTSQDTNSTMSKLIGVDFEVFGRVQGVFFRKYTQSRGKELGLKGWCMNTDKGSVVGRLEGEKNRVEEMKHWLRTTGSPQSQIDKAEFRNETEITEPSFNDFAIKK; encoded by the exons ATGTTAATCGAGCAATACCTTAAAATTGTTCTCTGTTTCCTCGTTGTATCGTCATCGTTGCCAGAAGTAACGTCGCAAGACACGAATTCAACAATGTCAAAGTTAATCGGTGTCGACTTCGAAGTATTTGGAAGAGTACAAG GTGTCTTCTTCAGAAAG TACACCCAAAGCCGTGGCAAAGAATTGGGTTTAAAGGGATGGTGTATGAATACCGATAAAGGCTCGGTTGTCGGCCGTCTGGAAGGAGAAAAAAATAGAGTGGAAGAAAT GAAACATTGGTTACGAACCACCGGAAGTCCCCAATCGCAGATAGACAAGGcggaatttcgaaacgaaaccgagATAACCGAGCCTTCGTTCAACGACTTCGCGAtcaaaaagtag
- the LOC143146040 gene encoding uncharacterized protein LOC143146040, producing the protein MAFIGSMNNDGHRHPKKYGYSFNNMVIVPSPGSIWDYPYLNQITGMMGLVYGTGPDPLQDFFPTKTRIPESHMESPSRFELTKPEVHSADETELGEVNTSNVATSTPIQPGSIPCKNGGCKSWSNPGESRLESPWHFLKTVFLVSVIVALILWVIVYTFLAQYRIL; encoded by the exons ATGGCGTTCATTGGAAGTATGAACAACGACGGTCATCGTCACCCCAAGAAATATGGATACTCGTTCAATAAC ATGGTGATAGTGCCATCCCCTGGCTCCATATGGGACTATCCGTATTTGAATCAGATCACCGGCATGATGGGCTTGGTCTACGGGACAGGACCAGACCCACTGCAAGATTTTTTCCCTACCAAGACTCGGATTCCAGAATCACAC ATGGAGAGTCCATCGCGGTTCGAGCTGACGAAACCGGAAGTGCACAGCGCCGACGAGACGGAACTCGGCGAGGTGAACACGAGCAACGTCGCGACGTCGACACCGATCCAGCCTGGAAGCATCCCTTGCAAGAACGGCGGCTGCAAAAGCTGGTCGAATCCCGGTGAATCGCGACTGGAGAGTCCCTGGCATTTCCTCAAGACCGTGTTCCTCGTCTCTGTGATCGTCGCACTGATCCTCTGGGTGATCGTCTACACGTTCCTCGCTCAGTATCGAATCCTGTGA